One window of Sinorhizobium fredii NGR234 genomic DNA carries:
- the xylA gene encoding xylose isomerase → MSTGFFGDIAKIKYEGPESTNPLAFRHYNPDEIVLGKRMEDHLRFAVAYWHTFVWPGGDPFGGQTFERPWFKDTMDAAKLKADVAFEFFQLLGVPFYCFHDADVRPEGRNFAENTSNLNEIVDHFAEKQAATGVKLLWGTANLFSNRRYMGGAATNPDPDVFAFAAATVKTCIDATQRLGGENYVLWGGREGYETLLNTDLKRELDQLGRFVNLVVEYKHKIGFKGAILIEPKPQEPTKHQYDFDVATVYGFLKKYGLENEVKVNIEQGHAILAGHSFEHELALANALGIFGSIDMNRNDYQSGWDTDQFPNNVPEMALAYHHVLSGGGFKTGGTNFDAKLRRQSIDPEDLLIGHIGGMDCCARGLKAAAKMVEDKALSGPLEKRYAGWNVPEAKKMLDGGFSLDEIEAWVRKADLNPQPKSGRQEYLENVVNRYV, encoded by the coding sequence GTGAGCACGGGTTTTTTCGGCGATATCGCCAAGATCAAATATGAAGGGCCGGAGAGCACCAATCCGCTCGCCTTCCGCCACTACAATCCGGACGAGATCGTCCTCGGCAAGCGGATGGAAGACCATCTGCGCTTTGCCGTTGCCTATTGGCACACTTTCGTCTGGCCGGGCGGCGATCCGTTCGGCGGCCAGACCTTTGAACGTCCCTGGTTCAAGGACACGATGGACGCGGCGAAGCTGAAGGCCGACGTGGCCTTCGAATTCTTCCAGCTTCTCGGCGTCCCCTTCTATTGCTTCCATGACGCCGACGTGCGTCCCGAAGGCCGGAACTTCGCCGAGAACACCAGCAACCTCAACGAGATCGTCGATCACTTCGCCGAGAAGCAGGCCGCGACCGGCGTCAAGCTGCTGTGGGGCACGGCGAACCTGTTCTCGAACCGCCGCTATATGGGCGGTGCGGCGACCAACCCCGATCCGGACGTCTTCGCCTTTGCCGCGGCGACGGTGAAGACCTGCATCGACGCGACACAACGGCTCGGCGGCGAGAACTACGTGCTGTGGGGCGGGCGTGAAGGCTATGAGACGTTGCTCAACACCGACCTGAAGCGCGAGCTCGACCAGCTCGGCCGCTTCGTCAACCTCGTCGTCGAGTACAAGCACAAGATCGGCTTCAAGGGCGCGATCCTGATCGAGCCGAAGCCGCAGGAGCCGACCAAGCATCAATACGATTTCGACGTCGCGACCGTCTACGGTTTCCTCAAGAAATACGGCCTCGAGAACGAGGTGAAGGTCAATATCGAGCAGGGCCACGCGATTCTCGCCGGCCATTCCTTCGAGCACGAACTGGCGCTCGCCAATGCGCTCGGCATCTTCGGTTCGATCGACATGAACCGCAACGACTACCAGTCCGGCTGGGACACAGACCAGTTCCCGAACAACGTTCCGGAAATGGCGCTCGCCTATCACCACGTGCTCTCGGGCGGCGGCTTCAAGACCGGCGGCACGAACTTCGATGCGAAGCTCCGCCGCCAGTCGATCGATCCGGAGGATCTGTTGATCGGCCATATCGGCGGCATGGATTGCTGCGCCCGCGGTCTCAAGGCGGCGGCGAAGATGGTCGAGGACAAGGCGCTCTCCGGGCCGCTCGAAAAGCGCTATGCCGGCTGGAACGTGCCGGAGGCGAAGAAGATGCTCGATGGCGGCTTCTCGCTCGATGAGATTGAAGCCTGGGTGCGCAAGGCCGATCTCAATCCACAGCCGAAATCCGGCAGGCAGGAATATCTGGAGAACGTCGTCAACCGCTACGTCTGA
- a CDS encoding Gfo/Idh/MocA family protein: MAIEGSNTETRQKRIRLGMVGGGSGAFIGAVHRIAARLDDHYELVAGALSSTPEKAEASGRELGLDASRVYSDFKEMAIREAKLKNGIEAVAIVTPNHVHYAAAKEFLKRGIHVICDKPLTSTLADAKKLKKAADDSDALFVLTHNYTGYPMVRQAREMIANGEIGAVRLVQMEYPQDWLTENIEQSGQKQAAWRTDPARSGAGGSTGDIGTHAYNLGCFVSGLELDELSADLDSFVAGRQLDDNAHVMLRFKDKDGARAKGMLWCSQVAPGHENGLMVRVYGTKGGLEWVQKDPNYLWHTPFGEPKRLLTRAGAGASPASARVSRVPSGHPEGYLEGFANIYSEAARAIHAKRNGEKVDSAVTYPTIDDGMKGMVFVDACVRSSQRNGAWIKV; encoded by the coding sequence ATGGCAATCGAGGGAAGCAATACCGAAACTCGTCAGAAGCGGATCCGCCTCGGCATGGTGGGCGGCGGCTCCGGCGCCTTCATCGGCGCCGTGCACCGGATCGCCGCGCGGCTCGACGACCACTACGAGCTGGTCGCCGGCGCTCTGTCGTCGACGCCCGAGAAGGCTGAGGCCTCGGGACGCGAGCTCGGGCTCGACGCGTCGCGCGTCTATTCGGATTTCAAGGAAATGGCGATCCGCGAGGCGAAGCTTAAGAACGGCATCGAAGCGGTGGCGATCGTCACGCCGAACCACGTTCACTACGCCGCGGCCAAGGAGTTCCTGAAGCGCGGCATCCACGTGATCTGCGACAAGCCGCTGACCTCGACGCTCGCCGACGCGAAGAAGCTGAAGAAGGCGGCGGACGACAGCGACGCACTCTTCGTGCTGACGCATAATTATACCGGCTATCCGATGGTGCGGCAGGCGCGCGAGATGATCGCCAATGGCGAGATCGGCGCCGTGCGTCTGGTGCAGATGGAATATCCGCAGGACTGGCTGACGGAAAATATCGAGCAGTCCGGCCAGAAGCAGGCGGCTTGGCGAACCGACCCGGCCCGCTCCGGCGCCGGCGGCTCGACCGGCGATATCGGCACGCACGCCTATAATCTCGGCTGTTTCGTCTCCGGGCTCGAGCTCGACGAGCTTTCGGCCGATCTCGACAGTTTCGTCGCCGGCCGCCAGCTCGACGACAATGCGCATGTGATGCTGCGCTTCAAGGACAAGGACGGGGCGCGGGCCAAGGGCATGCTCTGGTGCAGCCAGGTGGCGCCCGGCCACGAGAACGGCCTGATGGTGCGCGTCTATGGCACCAAGGGCGGTCTCGAATGGGTCCAGAAGGACCCGAACTATCTCTGGCACACGCCGTTCGGCGAGCCGAAGCGGCTGCTGACCCGCGCCGGAGCCGGCGCCTCACCGGCGTCGGCCCGCGTATCGCGCGTCCCCTCGGGCCATCCGGAAGGCTATCTCGAAGGCTTCGCCAATATCTATTCCGAGGCCGCCCGCGCGATTCATGCCAAGCGCAACGGGGAGAAGGTGGACTCCGCTGTCACATATCCGACGATCGACGACGGTATGAAGGGCATGGTCTTCGTCGATGCCTGCGTGCGGTCTTCGCAGCGCAACGGCGCCTGGATCAAGGTCTGA
- a CDS encoding sugar phosphate isomerase/epimerase family protein: MKTIKGPGLFLAQFAGDAAPFNSWDSITKWAADCGYRGVQVPSWDGRLFDVRKAAESKTYCDEIAGKARDNGIEITELSTHLQGQLVAVHPAYDEAFDGFAAPEVRGNPKARQQWAVEQVKLALTASKNLGLDAMASFSGALAWPFVYPWPQRPAGLVETAFDELARRWKPILDHAEDCGVDVCYEIHPGEDLHDGITYEMFLERTGNHARACMLYDPSHYVLQCLDYLDNIDIYKDRIRMFHVKDAEFNPTGRQGVYGGYQGWVNRAGRFRSLGDGQVDFGAVFSKMAANDFAGWAVVEWECCLKHPEDGAREGAEFVKAHIIRVTEKAFDDFADSGTDEAANRRLLGL, encoded by the coding sequence ATGAAGACCATCAAGGGACCGGGGCTTTTTCTTGCGCAATTCGCCGGTGATGCGGCGCCGTTCAATTCATGGGACTCGATCACCAAATGGGCGGCCGACTGCGGCTACAGGGGCGTACAGGTCCCGAGCTGGGACGGCCGGCTGTTCGACGTGAGGAAGGCGGCGGAATCGAAAACCTATTGCGACGAGATCGCCGGCAAGGCACGCGACAATGGCATCGAGATCACCGAGCTCTCGACGCATCTGCAGGGCCAGTTGGTGGCGGTGCATCCGGCCTATGACGAGGCCTTCGACGGCTTTGCCGCACCGGAGGTGCGCGGCAATCCCAAGGCGCGCCAGCAATGGGCGGTCGAGCAGGTGAAGCTGGCGCTGACCGCCTCGAAGAACCTCGGCCTCGACGCGATGGCGAGTTTCTCCGGCGCGCTCGCCTGGCCTTTCGTCTATCCCTGGCCGCAGCGTCCGGCGGGCCTTGTGGAGACCGCCTTCGACGAGTTGGCCCGTCGCTGGAAGCCGATCCTCGACCATGCGGAGGATTGCGGCGTCGATGTCTGCTACGAGATCCATCCGGGCGAGGACCTGCACGACGGCATCACCTACGAGATGTTCCTGGAGCGCACCGGCAACCATGCCCGCGCCTGCATGCTCTACGACCCGTCGCACTACGTGCTGCAGTGTCTCGACTATCTCGACAATATCGACATCTACAAGGACCGCATCCGGATGTTCCACGTCAAGGACGCGGAGTTCAACCCGACCGGCCGGCAGGGCGTCTATGGCGGCTACCAGGGCTGGGTGAACCGCGCCGGGCGCTTCCGCTCCCTCGGCGATGGCCAGGTCGATTTCGGCGCGGTGTTCTCCAAGATGGCCGCGAACGATTTCGCCGGCTGGGCGGTGGTCGAGTGGGAATGCTGCCTGAAACATCCGGAGGACGGCGCGCGCGAAGGCGCCGAGTTCGTCAAGGCGCACATCATCCGCGTCACCGAAAAAGCCTTCGACGATTTCGCCGACAGCGGCACGGACGAGGCGGCGAACAGGCGCCTGTTGGGGCTTTAG
- the xylB gene encoding xylulokinase, which produces MFLGLDLGTSGVKATLIDGDQKIIGSASAALDVSRPHPGWSEQIPADWCRAAEEAIQGLKQAHPQALGAVRGIGLSGQMHGATLVDESDKVLRPSILWNDTRSFRQAAALDSDPQFRALTGNIVFPGFTAPKLGWVRENEPEIFAKVRWVLLPKDYLRLWLTGEHISEMSDSAGTSWLDTGKRKWSESLLAATHLEERQMPDLVEGTESAGTLRPELASRWGMGPGVVVAGGAGDNAASACGMGTVGEGQAFVSLGTSGVLFAANASYLPNPESAVHAFCHALPNTWHQMGVILSATDALNWHSGVTGRSAAELTGELGDTLKAPGPVTFLPYLSGERTPHNDAAIRGAFAGLGHESSRATLTQAVLEGVSFAIRDSLEALRAAGTTLNRVTAIGGGSRSRYWLKSIATALDLPVDLPADGDFGAAFGAARLGLIAATGADPVATCFAPATAETIEPDASLVAAYEDAYQRYRRLYPAIKEATM; this is translated from the coding sequence ATGTTTCTCGGACTGGATCTCGGCACGTCCGGCGTCAAGGCCACGCTGATCGACGGCGACCAGAAGATCATCGGCTCCGCCTCGGCCGCGCTCGACGTGTCGCGGCCGCATCCCGGCTGGTCGGAGCAGATCCCGGCCGACTGGTGCCGAGCCGCCGAAGAGGCCATCCAGGGTCTCAAGCAGGCGCATCCGCAAGCGCTCGGCGCGGTGCGCGGCATCGGTCTTTCCGGCCAGATGCACGGCGCGACGCTCGTCGACGAAAGCGACAAGGTGCTGCGCCCCTCCATCCTCTGGAACGATACGCGCAGCTTTCGCCAGGCGGCGGCGCTCGACAGCGATCCGCAATTCCGGGCGCTGACCGGCAACATCGTCTTCCCCGGCTTCACCGCGCCAAAACTCGGCTGGGTGCGCGAAAACGAGCCCGAAATTTTCGCCAAAGTGCGTTGGGTCCTCCTGCCCAAGGATTATCTCCGCCTGTGGCTGACTGGCGAACATATTTCGGAAATGTCGGATTCCGCCGGCACGTCCTGGCTCGATACGGGCAAGCGCAAGTGGTCTGAAAGCCTGCTTGCCGCGACCCACCTCGAAGAGCGGCAGATGCCGGACCTGGTCGAGGGAACGGAGAGCGCCGGCACGCTCCGGCCGGAGCTTGCAAGCCGCTGGGGCATGGGGCCCGGGGTCGTCGTTGCCGGCGGCGCCGGCGACAATGCGGCGTCCGCCTGCGGCATGGGCACCGTTGGAGAAGGACAGGCCTTCGTCTCGCTCGGCACCTCCGGCGTGCTGTTTGCCGCCAATGCCAGCTATCTTCCCAATCCGGAAAGCGCCGTCCATGCCTTCTGCCATGCGCTGCCGAACACCTGGCACCAGATGGGGGTGATCCTCTCGGCGACCGATGCGCTCAACTGGCATTCGGGCGTGACCGGCCGGAGCGCCGCGGAGCTGACGGGCGAGCTCGGCGACACCCTCAAGGCCCCGGGTCCGGTGACGTTCCTGCCCTATCTCTCCGGCGAGCGCACGCCGCACAATGACGCGGCGATCCGTGGCGCCTTTGCCGGTCTCGGCCATGAAAGCTCCCGCGCTACGCTGACACAGGCGGTGCTGGAAGGGGTATCCTTCGCGATCCGCGATAGCCTGGAAGCATTGCGTGCGGCCGGCACGACGCTCAACCGCGTCACCGCGATCGGTGGCGGATCCCGGTCGCGCTACTGGCTGAAGTCGATCGCCACCGCACTCGACCTGCCGGTCGATCTGCCGGCCGACGGCGATTTCGGCGCGGCCTTCGGTGCAGCACGGCTCGGGCTAATCGCCGCCACCGGCGCCGATCCGGTCGCCACCTGCTTTGCGCCGGCGACGGCGGAGACGATCGAGCCGGATGCCTCGCTGGTGGCGGCCTATGAGGACGCCTACCAGCGCTACCGCCGGCTTTATCCCGCAATCAAGGAAGCGACGATGTAA
- a CDS encoding IS110 family transposase — protein sequence MTDQKQFYAGVDWASESHHVFLTDGDGRKIGERVFRHGGEGLAELAAWLTATSGATEAGQIQVAIEVPHGPVVETLIERGCQVHAINPKQMDRFRDRFTLAGAKDDSRDAEVMASALRTDRRCFRLLAAADPVVIELREWSRMAEDLGAERNRLTNRMREQLWRYFPALLELENDLGAEWLLDLWEAVPTPAKAARIRAATIAKLLKRNRIRRVDATHVLAVLRTPPVKVAAGTTEAASAHIATLIARIRLVNRQLKQAHQRLDTLTARLVPTEATEPGQRKQHDVEILASLPGVGRIVLATLLAEAFDALQRRDHAALRSLTGVAPVTKRSGKSCIVIRRQACHDRLANAMYHWARVAIQHDSRSRLKYAALRSRGHSHGRALRSVADRLLNVACAMLKTGTTFNPSLAEQKLSC from the coding sequence ATGACCGATCAGAAACAATTCTATGCCGGCGTCGACTGGGCGTCGGAGAGCCATCATGTGTTCCTCACGGATGGTGATGGCCGGAAAATCGGCGAAAGGGTCTTCAGGCACGGCGGCGAAGGGCTCGCCGAGCTGGCGGCCTGGCTGACGGCAACCAGCGGTGCAACCGAGGCCGGGCAAATCCAGGTCGCGATCGAGGTGCCGCACGGGCCCGTGGTCGAGACGCTGATCGAGCGCGGCTGCCAGGTGCATGCCATCAACCCGAAACAAATGGATCGCTTTCGCGACCGGTTCACCCTGGCCGGCGCCAAGGACGACAGCCGCGATGCCGAAGTGATGGCCTCGGCCTTGCGCACCGATCGCCGGTGCTTCCGGCTGCTTGCCGCCGCCGATCCTGTCGTCATCGAATTGCGCGAATGGTCGCGCATGGCCGAGGACCTCGGCGCCGAGCGCAACCGGTTGACCAACCGCATGCGCGAGCAGCTCTGGCGCTACTTTCCTGCGCTGCTCGAGCTCGAAAACGACCTCGGGGCCGAGTGGCTGCTCGATCTCTGGGAAGCCGTGCCGACGCCGGCCAAAGCCGCGCGGATCCGCGCGGCGACGATCGCCAAGCTTCTCAAACGCAACCGCATCCGCCGCGTCGACGCCACCCATGTGCTCGCCGTGCTGCGCACGCCGCCCGTCAAGGTCGCCGCCGGGACGACCGAAGCCGCCAGCGCCCACATTGCCACGCTCATTGCCCGCATTCGCCTCGTGAACCGGCAGCTCAAGCAAGCGCATCAGCGGCTCGATACCCTGACTGCCCGCCTTGTCCCGACCGAGGCGACCGAGCCGGGGCAGAGGAAGCAGCATGACGTGGAGATCCTCGCATCCTTGCCGGGAGTGGGAAGGATCGTCCTCGCCACGCTGCTCGCAGAAGCCTTCGATGCCCTGCAGCGACGTGACCACGCCGCCTTGCGCAGTTTGACAGGAGTCGCGCCCGTTACCAAGCGGTCCGGCAAGAGCTGCATCGTCATCAGAAGACAGGCCTGCCACGACCGGCTCGCCAACGCCATGTACCATTGGGCACGCGTCGCCATTCAGCACGACTCTCGGAGCCGTTTGAAGTACGCCGCCCTTCGAAGCCGAGGTCACAGCCACGGTCGTGCCCTGCGATCCGTCGCCGACCGCCTCCTCAACGTCGCATGCGCAATGCTGAAAACCGGCACCACCTTCAATCCTTCCTTGGCCGAGCAGAAACTCTCTTGCTAA